The genomic stretch CCCTAAGAGCATTAACGCGATTGGTTTATCATGTGCATGCCATTTTTCCCCCTCAATACTTATCCtcaccttttttttgtttagaATTACAGGGAGATAACCCATAACCCCGGTCTATATGCATTGCAACGGGACCAAGTCCAGTATTCAACACAAAATATTTCACAAAGTTTGCCCACGCCCAGGTCAGAAACCTCCCAAAAGGATCACTCTCTAGTGGCTACACAAAACAcaaccacacacacacattgtCAGATAGCACTTAGTTAAAACGAGCAGAAGCTAGGAGCCTCTGCACCTTCCTCATCGGACTGCACCTACAAGTCCGCCATCAGCATACTCCATCCACCCATAGGATCTCCTCCGGCTGCTTCACCAATCTCTCCAACTTGGAAGTCCAGAGCTCAAGTTCCTCCAGGTATCCCAGGGCATAGCAGGGTCTAGTTTTTAAGCATCTGCAATATGAGCCACCATAGTTGCGCAAGATTGCACCAAACTCCATCATGAAAACATAGACAGTTTCTTATTTTTCAAATGGTCCACAGGCTGCTGCATTAACCATATTTCAAGCTGCATTCTTTTTATCACTAAGCCACAATCTAGCCACTGCTTTATAGCTAACACAGGTCTGATAGCCCATGATTTGTAGCCCTGCCAAACCCTTTTAGCCACAACAGTTAAAGAATAGATCATTGATGCTTTCAGTTTCACATTAGAACAACAGATAGATCAAGCCACccactttctttcttttctctagGTTATCCTTAGCCAACAATTTGTTTTTCGACATCAACCAAAGAAAAACATGCCCTCTGTATATGCAACTTCCAAATAGTAGGTGTGTATACTGGTTGCACCTCTCTAAAATTGATGATTTGACAAAGCGACCGAGTAGAGTACACCCCAGTGGAGGTATGTGTACACATTTCAACCATTAAGGATCCTCCTGCAATTTCAACATGCACATCCCAAAATCGTAGACTTTCTTATTGTCAAGAAAAGCTTGCACCTCAAGCAACGAGCGATAACCATTTGACCAGCATCGGTACACTGTAGTTCATCATCATAATTCAAAGCAAACGTACCCCTGATAATCGACAAACATTAGACCAATCTCAATGGGCATGGAGGGTTTCATAGGCATTAAATTCTATGTCACATCAGCATTTTTGCTGATTTGGCAACCTAAtcatgaggagagaggagaagggagtttcatcctcatgaaaACTATCGTTACCAATTCCCATgaaatctaatgaaacttgcacTGAGAATGTTACAGTTTCATTGCACGacacatttgatcataactCCACGCAAAAAATTAAATGTTGCAGGTTGTTTATGAAACTATGCAATGAAATTACTATACTGAGAGTGACAGTTTCATTCATTGAAAAGATGACATGACAGTCTTGGTAACGGTGCATGATTTCACTGAGACCGCCCTTAGTCATATCATTGATctcaattaaaaaaaaagtttactcACGTCGTTCTCAAACAGGCGTAAACGTCTTTAGCATATTGGGCTATGGGCTTAGCAGTTAGTAACTTCAAGCTAAGGCTTTTTATTCGGACCAGAAACAACAGCGGCCACGCACACAGGATCCCCAGATCGATATGCCTGTGGGCACACCAAGGGTGTGATGGATGCCTGCAGCTCCTAGCTAAGCCCGTTCCTAGAAACCAGACTCTTGGTGGCTAGGCTAAGGGTATACAAGAGCTTTTTGTTTGGTTGTATGAATCCATACGTGCAGGTTACAAAAATTAAGTGATTGGTTGTCTGAATGTCTGCATCTCCTTCTCTATGACATGCAGGCCATGTGCTTCTGCGCGCATTGTGTGAGTCAGGCTCGAAAAAACGTCCAATCTCTCTATGCCGAGGGAACCTAGTTGGAAGACCGCTTTTGCACTACGGGAACCTAACCCAACCCCTAGCATAGGCATGCAGACCTTGCATCCACGAGCCTGGATGCAAGGGCTGCAGGCATCAATCACGTCCGAAATGTCTTTCATCGGCTCAGCAGCTCTCACATGGCAGTGGCACACAACACATTACAGTGTTGGGCCAAAACTCAGACGATTCATGGTCTCCAGCCCAAATTCAGCATACGACGTACTCTGGCCCACTGGCCCATCTCTAGTACTTGACACAGGCGCTGGCATGGGCAAAAAAGACCGAAGAAGAGGCGAGCAGCGAGCCGTGGACCCCGTTTGGCCATTTCCCCCacccaccagtccaccaccgcTCACGGAACGCCGGCGACGCGATGGCCTCGCCGGATCATCCCAGCGCCAAGCGTATCGacgccccggcggcgccgcccccacTTTTGTGCCTCAACGACGACCTCCTCGCGGAGATCTTCCTCCGCCTGCCCGCCCTCGCCGACGTCgggcgcgccgccaccgcctgcgccgccttccgccgcgtcgtcgcggaccgcgccttcctccgccgcctgcGCTCCGTCCACGCGTCGCCCGTCCTCGGCCTACTGCTCTTCTCGTCCATCCACCCCGCGGAGCCGCCCCACTCCAACGCGCCCTTCGCGCGGGCGCTGCAGCGGGCCGCCgacctctccttctccttcgtcccctccgccggccgctgGATCCCGGTCGACTCCCGcgacggccgcgtcctcctcgaGCGCGAGGCCATGAGCGGCGACTTCGCGTTGTGCGACCCGTTGTCCCGGCGGTACCTCTTCCTCCCCCAGATCCCCGGGCGCCCCGCCGCGCAGCGCCGCGGGCGTCTGGAGCCGTTCCTCGTCCCCGCCAGTGACGAGGACTCGGAGACGTCGTTCAGGGTGGTCTGCGTGGTGGAGTGCAAGCCTGGACAGCTGGTCGCCTTCGTCTTCTCGTCGGCCACCGGACAATGGGAAAGTCTGACCGTGGACGCCGGCTTGCAGCCCTCTTGCAAGTTCTCATGGTCCTCCTACGCCTGCGGCTGCTTCTACTGGAAGGTGGTGACTGGGATTAATAATTTTCTTGTGCTCGACCCGCGCTCCATGGAGTTCTCCTCCGTTGACATCCCGTCTGGTCTCGGCCAGCAGGATTCTGTCATTGTGGAGGCAGGGGAAGGCAGCATTGGAATGTTCACTCTCTACAACAGCATTATTTCTGCTGCATCTTACCTTGTTTACACTGTTCGGGATATCGACGAAGAAGGCAACAGCATGTGGCAGTTCAAGAGGAGAGTCAGGTTGCCTGCCCAATATGTTTTCAGCTTTGCAGATGCAATGGATAGGCACTTACTCCTTCGTGGGATTCCATGGAATTTGCACCTGGGCTCTTCTACTGATGAGGTTGACATAGGATACTTCTCTGTTGAGTTTGAGTCTATGCAGATTGAGAAAATGTGTGACTTGAAGCATCTTCTATATGCCAAACTGTATACTGGTTTTCCACCATCATTGTGTGTACCAAGTATATGAAGTGGTAACTGGTAAGCTTGCTATCCAATTTTTCCTTGGCGTCTTATTTATGCTTGCTGAGAATGCATAGTTGCTCATGTAATGCAGGATAATGCTTTTGTTTGCAAGTCATGCTTGTCTGGTAGTCCAACATTTGGTAAATGACATTTGATTTGAGTGTATGTGAAAATAAGAGTTGCAATCGTGGTTTGTTTTTTACTTCGCACTATTATTCAAGGAACTGCTTGTTCTACACTTAAATTCACTAGTGGCTCGTAGTGTAGGGAATGCAGTGAAGATAGTATTTTCATACGATCTTTAGTCAGATACTCAGATGATTCTCTTTGATGCATTCATGTTCTCAGAGTTACAATATAGTATGCTAATATCCATTGGTAAAAGCAGGTAGTAGCAGTAGTTGATCTGTTTTCCATGTTAACGCTGAACTGCCAGCCAATCTTTAAAATTTGAACACATAAGGTGCAATAAGGGTGTGGCAGTGTTTGCAATGCACTTGTGTATGCTTTATGAACTATGAGAGCATGGAGAATAGCAGGCTGACCTGCAGTCACAGTGCTAATGTTCTGGGTCGTAACTTGTAACTCTTAATCAAGATTACACTGCTGGTAGGTTCTTGCTGGTGTTTTATTATGCTGTAGTATACTGATTGGTATGCATTACTTCTCTTAATAATTTGTTAACCATGTGGACAAAATAAACTGTGTTTGAACTGGGCTTCATTATATTTGGACTTGGGGCATCTTGTTGAGGTACTATCGTTCCAGAAAGAGCTTGATTGGCTTTGAACACAATGACTTAGTAGCTTTTCTTGCTTTCATGGATCCCTCTTCCCACCTGATGGTCCTAGTACTCTTAACTTTTGGCCTATGCTATCAACTTCACATGGTTGATATATTTTGAACTTGCATCACAAGGTGTAAGCTGTGCTGGCTATCTACAGCAGTCTCTTGGAATATTTAGTGGAGGAATTAGCTATTGCCAGTGATTACATAAATGTCAGCTATTTTTTAATCCAATATTTTGATGTAATGATGCACCCTCACTTCCGCCAGTATTTTGATGCAATGTTTGACATTTTATCTGTTCGTCAGGCTGATATTGATGAATGCTCTCAGTGGAAAGCCACAGAAAGCATCCTTCTCAACATGCNNNNNNNNNNNNNNNNNNNNNNNNNNNNNNNNNNNNNNNNNNNNNNNNNNNNNNNNNNNNNNNNNNNNNNNNNNNNNNNNNNNNNNNNNNNNNNNNNNNNTTCGGCCATTGAGTTATTTGCCACGCGTACCTTGCCTAAAGTACTTTCATGTGTGGTATAAGCAGATTGCCATGATACCATCAAGGGGCAATCCCCCTGTCACCACGCAGGACCCAATCGTacacctcagctaggtttgtagtcattataccccacctAGCACCTCCCTCGTTTAtagagtaatgcccactttttCTTCCGCTCATGCTCAATCCATTGTGAGAAGGTCTTAATGGACCTACCTCGTCTTCGCCTAACATTCGGACCATCCAGTCGGAACATCCTCCAAAGACACAGGTTGCTTAGCCTCACTGTTCATCGGGCCTCTGGTCTAGTTCTTTGGATTGTTTCTTCGTGAGGGGGGGGGTTCACTGTTGTTGCGTGAGAAAAAGAGGGGGCAGGGCAGCTACAGAGAAGGAGAGGGATGCAGCAACACGAGGATGATATTCAACAACTGACCTGAAACTTATGGATCATCTATTCCATTTTGAACCAAGCAACTTAGTATTCTTTCATGTGAACATGCAGTTCCAGACTATTGTTTTAAAAAGGTAAAATATTCAGAAATGGTTTTGAGTTTATTGAAACAAAAGCAGTTAAAATCCTGTTGGCTATGCATATTCCTCACAAAAAACTTGGTTGGGATGTTCAGTTCAGTGGCTAAGGAAACTAGCTTGAATAGTTGAATATCTGTATATTCTCCTATATTCTTAGCTAGTATCTGTCTTATACATTTGAATTTTCCTCACTTATGCCTTAACGAATGTGACCAAAAGTATATAATTTCAGCTTCTACAATCGATGTTATATagtgaagggaaaaaaaatctgttCTTGCTTGACCTATAGTACATGCTCTTGCAGGATGAGTGCTGGTACAGCCGTGCAGTCATCGATGGCTTGTTATCTGATGGCCTGAGAATTTGGAAGAAAGGTTGAGAGTTCTGCAGGAGGTGGCTGCCATTTTTTCAGACGGGCATTTTCAGAAGAATGGGTCACAACAGCTAATTGCGGAGAACTTGATTGCTGTCTCACTTGTATTCAAGCCTGAGCCCCTGACTTGAGCCTGCTGAAGAACTGCCACCACTCGACATTGAGacagaacttttttttttttgaaaagatcATCGAGACAAAACTACTTTGTGACAGTTGTAAGCAAGAGAACAGACAAACACATGTATTTACGAAAATGTTACCGTGGCCGCACACAGCAACTTGGTCCCTTTTTTCAGTTTTTGTTGAGCTGCTTGCTCTGTAGATTTATATATGCATATTGGGTTGGGGAGGGGGAGGGTATGGACAAGAAGTAAATGAAAGAAGAAAACCATCCACTAGACGGAGGACTGATGAATGGTCATGCCGGAGGGTACTTAAAAATGATGATCTACTGGAGAATGGCAAAGATTCAGATCTACTAAgtctttttgttttttaaaaaaaaaggaagaatcaAGAATCAGGTCTACTATCGTACTGTAGTTCTCTATTTTTCATTGAAGTCTGTTAAACTTGTGTATCTTTATCTATCTATTTCGAGACTGAACTGCCTTGTAAATTGGCGCCCGCACAATTTATAATCTTGCAGGATGTATAAGGTCCTCTGAAGCTGACCGTTTAATTCTACGATATAGCTCAGCTTATGTTCGTTGTTGGTCGTTCGGGTCGtcagtgattttttttttctgaacctAATCAGTGACCACCGGGATTCTTCCGTCGTTGAACCGGTGGCCGGTGCCCGGTGGGCATGTCTACATGATCCATTGATCCGTATGGTTCTGTCTCGTCTGGATTATCCTATCCTCGTGTCATGCTTCCTAGCTTGCTTGCCGGTTGGTTTGCTGCAGCCATATCGCCGGCCCAACTCTTACTCCTGCTTGGCTCATTGTGTTGTGTCCTTCGCCGATTGTTCCTTTCCCAGTACTGTCCTGCGTACCGCACGGAGCTTGATGGATCGAGGAGGCACGGAGCTTCAGATCGCTAACGCGACGTTGACGAGGGATGAGCTGATGGCCATCATCAAGGAGACACTGCAACGACGCAGGCAGGCATGGAGCCAGAGCACCACTGCCCATGGTTCTATCCCGGCACGGTCTGATGTTAGAGATGGAAGGACATTCATGATGCATCTCACCTCAACAGACGCAAGCGAGAAGCAAAGATCCGTAAACCGTAATAAGCAGGCGTAGGGGCCACATCAGAATCTGACAATGTTCAATCCCAACCCATCAAACTGAATCTGAATCCGGTCTTCACCTCTGCTCCTGGATGGGTAAGCGGCTGAGGAAGAGGGCTACGAGGACGGCGGGGAATTCGAGACCGGCATATCCGAATGCACCACCGGCTGCGGGTCTCCGccatgtcgccggcggcgggaatTCTCGCCGGCGTTCCTCCGGCCGCCagcggccg from Setaria italica strain Yugu1 chromosome II, Setaria_italica_v2.0, whole genome shotgun sequence encodes the following:
- the LOC101773593 gene encoding uncharacterized protein LOC101773593, which gives rise to MASPDHPSAKRIDAPAAPPPLLCLNDDLLAEIFLRLPALADVGRAATACAAFRRVVADRAFLRRLRSVHASPVLGLLLFSSIHPAEPPHSNAPFARALQRAADLSFSFVPSAGRWIPVDSRDGRVLLEREAMSGDFALCDPLSRRYLFLPQIPGRPAAQRRGRLEPFLVPASDEDSETSFRVVCVVECKPGQLVAFVFSSATGQWESLTVDAGLQPSCKFSWSSYACGCFYWKVVTGINNFLVLDPRSMEFSSVDIPSGLGQQDSVIVEAGEGSIGMFTLYNSIISAASYLVYTVRDIDEEGNSMWQFKRRVRLPAQYVFSFADAMDRHLLLRGIPWNLHLGSSTDEVDIGYFSVEFESMQIEKMCDLKHLLYAKLYTGFPPSLCVPSI